One Beggiatoa leptomitoformis DNA segment encodes these proteins:
- a CDS encoding queuosine precursor transporter, whose protein sequence is MLPDPIVAFFWQHAEILWLLTVIFDLSTTILMYRWFGKAGLYGVVVMSVMLSNLQGPKLITVFGMQTSVGVILYSGIYFATDILSEKYGSREGQRAVMIGFVASIMMVFMIYISLLYEPANVPFAKATHEAILTLFNFTPLFVFGSLFVYLVSQSFDVWVYHKLMHWTQGRHLWLRNNVSTIASQTLDTALYAVIVWAPIVGMSEAIELAIAKYILKVVVALMDTPFIYWAASWDMRHRDWSETRHGKVYNYEEIEGIPALPVVTTTPTKKITEETIP, encoded by the coding sequence ATGCTACCCGACCCCATTGTGGCCTTTTTTTGGCAACATGCTGAAATACTGTGGCTATTAACCGTCATTTTTGACTTATCCACAACCATTCTTATGTACCGCTGGTTTGGTAAAGCGGGACTTTATGGGGTTGTCGTCATGAGTGTTATGCTCAGTAATCTGCAAGGTCCTAAGCTCATCACCGTATTTGGGATGCAAACAAGTGTCGGGGTAATTTTATATTCTGGCATTTACTTTGCGACGGACATTTTAAGTGAGAAATATGGCAGCCGTGAGGGACAACGAGCTGTTATGATTGGTTTTGTTGCCAGCATCATGATGGTATTCATGATTTATATCAGTTTGCTGTATGAACCCGCTAATGTGCCATTTGCAAAAGCAACGCATGAAGCAATTCTCACTTTATTTAACTTTACGCCTTTATTTGTTTTTGGTTCGTTATTTGTTTATTTGGTTAGTCAAAGTTTTGATGTATGGGTTTATCATAAACTGATGCACTGGACACAAGGGCGACATCTTTGGTTACGCAACAATGTCTCAACCATCGCCTCACAAACGCTAGACACGGCACTATATGCAGTCATTGTTTGGGCACCTATCGTTGGCATGAGTGAAGCCATAGAATTGGCGATTGCTAAATACATTCTTAAAGTCGTTGTTGCGTTAATGGATACGCCCTTTATTTATTGGGCAGCTTCATGGGATATGCGTCATCGTGATTGGAGCGAAACCCGACACGGAAAAGTTTATAACTATGAGGAAATAGAAGGTATTCCAGCTTTACCCGTTGTTACTACAACGCCTACCAAAAAAATAACGGAAGAAACAATTCCCTAA
- a CDS encoding alpha/beta fold hydrolase: MPFIKIPELSVHYEQMGQGKVPIVFVHGNFASWRWWRSVFSHLPEHYTAYLPDLRGCGDTDHTANGYDIEQLATDLHLFITALNLPSLHLVGHSLGGAVVQQFTLDHPECVITLTLVAPAPAEGMSHLKQEHNSFITGLLESFEFHALLHSLHLNRSILLRIFKQMTPSLNHQTADFIALVDDAARMPPEAIVGFMNSLTTWNVQNRLNELSLPVLIIWGEHDTLVKRDALERMILALQHAQLVILPMVGHVPQLEQPDSFNQIIFEFIKSNGTSLQNQYSFSTLRTATLPKPSWWQWIKQKFSAS, encoded by the coding sequence ATGCCATTCATAAAAATACCAGAATTATCAGTTCATTATGAACAGATGGGACAAGGAAAAGTCCCTATTGTTTTTGTTCACGGTAACTTTGCCTCGTGGCGTTGGTGGCGTTCCGTTTTTTCGCACTTACCTGAACATTACACCGCTTACCTACCTGATTTACGCGGCTGTGGTGATACCGACCATACAGCAAATGGGTATGATATAGAACAGCTTGCTACAGACTTACACCTGTTTATAACCGCATTAAATTTGCCTTCGCTACATCTGGTTGGACATTCTTTAGGGGGTGCGGTTGTTCAACAATTTACCCTAGACCATCCTGAGTGTGTCATTACCCTGACGCTGGTCGCGCCTGCTCCTGCTGAAGGAATGTCTCATTTAAAACAAGAACATAATAGCTTTATAACTGGATTATTAGAGTCTTTTGAATTTCATGCACTATTGCATTCTTTGCATCTCAATCGCTCAATTCTATTGAGAATTTTCAAGCAAATGACCCCTTCATTAAATCATCAAACTGCTGACTTTATCGCACTGGTGGATGATGCTGCACGGATGCCACCCGAAGCAATTGTTGGTTTTATGAATTCGTTGACAACATGGAATGTACAAAACAGATTAAACGAGTTGTCCCTGCCTGTTCTGATTATATGGGGGGAACACGACACGCTGGTTAAGCGCGATGCACTAGAACGAATGATATTGGCACTACAACACGCACAACTGGTGATTTTACCAATGGTGGGACATGTGCCACAACTGGAACAACCTGATTCTTTTAATCAAATTATTTTTGAGTTTATTAAAAGTAATGGAACTAGCTTACAAAATCAATATTCTTTTTCTACCTTACGTACAGCAACATTGCCAAAACCATCGTGGTGGCAATGGATAAAACAAAAGTTTTCTGCTTCTTAG
- a CDS encoding peptidylprolyl isomerase: protein MLKLPYYCCFSLLLLLGACGGGEAVKEETTSTQSSTTATPETATTQQETYEYHIFHILIATPRGISAADSASLQEQADRVLKMVKGGENFQGVAATVSSGSSAETGGDLGWRTAREIPSLFTDTVKTMQVGDVSDLIRNESGFHIIKLADKRPSQRK, encoded by the coding sequence ATGTTGAAATTACCTTATTACTGTTGTTTCAGTTTGTTGTTATTGTTGGGTGCTTGTGGTGGTGGCGAAGCGGTAAAAGAAGAAACAACATCCACACAATCATCAACAACGGCAACACCAGAAACAGCGACAACGCAACAAGAGACTTACGAATATCATATTTTTCATATTCTGATTGCAACACCGCGTGGTATTAGTGCCGCTGACAGTGCATCCTTACAAGAACAAGCTGACAGGGTGTTAAAAATGGTTAAAGGCGGTGAAAACTTTCAAGGCGTTGCCGCAACCGTTTCTAGTGGTTCTAGTGCCGAAACAGGTGGCGATTTAGGTTGGCGGACTGCGCGCGAAATTCCTTCGTTATTTACTGATACGGTAAAAACAATGCAAGTTGGTGATGTTAGCGATTTAATCCGTAATGAAAGTGGGTTTCATATCATAAAGTTAGCGGATAAAAGACCTTCGCAACGTAAGTAA
- a CDS encoding ATP-binding protein produces the protein MPFNSSMLPLHKRLSYQQARSVMLIALALGMLFSFLQIYLDYFSAQAELDNTVKQVVNTVKKSAIQAVDNEDNKLAESLAQGLFQYQPIYKIELFDSRREYLIKRERPLLPTHWRWFSELLFGSNTVYDSPLYLSDTNNFGLLRVTVDNHLLATHFFDRAFITLISGVIRNIILALILLFLFNRLLTNPLLNMVAALRQIDPKQPEKQRLICPLHHEQDELGQLTHSTNQLLNTIEDKLKERDRLLQEMEQAKQLVEHASQAKSEFLATMSHELRTPLNAVLGMLSLTLHTALDDTQNEYVEIANRSGHELLEMINDILDFAMLEAGQLVLTEETFYLHQTIEKLLSEFALSAQTKGLEVLVWIDTDIPERLEGEHARFCQVLHNLISNAIKFTEKGEIIITIRRAATPSAMETTKLYLHCEVSDTGVGIPLEHQAKIFDVFSQIDNSSTRRHEGTGLGLALSKRLVTCMQGQMGLVSTPQVGSCFWFTIGFTANTHTEQYAPFEHLHLLIAHPSVTICQYLQDYVSQFNIQTMTTTHYLELLDKQTEADMLLLDSCLLPSRILSGFTKPNIVLVPCNHLTILEYPHFLQKPIYLHQLYKKIQCIMQGNLSVKIDNTQVNNAPSADTKNILLIEDDIFNQKIALRMLKKLGLHPVIVNTDEEAICLLKQQQYALIFINCHPNLLMHQPLLDTLHHTIQTVPVVALLAITDTIPPEFPPIIQAYIRKPFKLEEFTTLVQRLLNTETV, from the coding sequence ATGCCTTTTAACTCATCAATGCTACCACTACATAAACGTTTATCTTATCAACAAGCACGCTCAGTCATGCTTATCGCGCTCGCGTTAGGTATGTTATTTAGTTTCTTACAAATTTATCTTGATTACTTTTCTGCGCAAGCAGAATTAGATAACACCGTTAAACAAGTTGTTAATACGGTAAAAAAATCAGCCATACAAGCGGTTGATAATGAAGATAACAAATTAGCAGAGAGTTTGGCACAGGGGCTATTTCAGTACCAACCCATTTATAAAATTGAATTATTTGATAGCCGCCGAGAATATTTGATTAAGCGAGAACGTCCTCTGTTACCCACTCATTGGCGGTGGTTTTCTGAACTACTTTTTGGTAGCAATACGGTTTATGACAGCCCGCTCTATTTAAGTGATACCAACAATTTCGGTTTATTACGAGTAACTGTGGATAATCATTTACTTGCAACCCATTTTTTTGACCGTGCTTTTATTACCCTCATTTCTGGCGTGATACGCAATATTATATTAGCCCTTATTTTACTCTTTCTTTTTAATCGTTTATTAACAAATCCACTATTAAATATGGTGGCTGCATTACGTCAAATAGACCCAAAACAGCCAGAAAAACAACGGTTAATATGTCCATTACACCATGAACAAGATGAATTAGGACAATTGACACATTCAACAAATCAACTGCTGAATACGATTGAAGACAAACTGAAGGAACGCGACCGCTTGTTACAAGAAATGGAACAGGCAAAACAGCTTGTTGAACATGCTAGTCAAGCAAAAAGTGAATTTTTAGCGACCATGAGCCATGAACTACGCACCCCCTTAAATGCTGTGTTGGGAATGTTGTCGCTCACATTACACACCGCACTAGATGATACGCAGAACGAATATGTTGAAATTGCCAATCGTTCAGGGCATGAACTGTTAGAAATGATTAACGATATTTTAGATTTTGCAATGTTAGAAGCAGGGCAGCTTGTATTAACTGAAGAAACGTTTTACCTCCACCAAACAATAGAAAAACTCCTTAGCGAATTTGCTTTATCCGCACAAACCAAAGGGTTAGAAGTGTTAGTATGGATTGACACAGATATTCCTGAACGATTAGAGGGAGAACACGCCCGTTTTTGTCAGGTATTACACAACCTGATTAGTAACGCTATAAAATTTACAGAGAAAGGGGAAATTATCATCACCATTCGCCGTGCGGCTACACCATCGGCTATGGAAACGACAAAACTCTATTTGCATTGTGAAGTCAGTGATACAGGAGTTGGTATTCCCCTAGAGCATCAGGCTAAAATCTTTGATGTTTTTTCGCAGATAGATAATTCTAGCACTCGTCGCCATGAGGGAACGGGTTTAGGGCTTGCCTTGTCTAAACGCTTAGTTACCTGTATGCAAGGACAAATGGGATTAGTTTCTACGCCACAAGTAGGCAGTTGTTTCTGGTTTACCATCGGGTTTACTGCCAACACCCACACGGAACAATACGCACCATTCGAACATTTACATCTTCTCATTGCCCATCCCAGTGTAACAATTTGTCAATACTTACAAGATTATGTATCCCAATTTAATATTCAAACGATGACAACTACCCATTATTTAGAACTCCTAGATAAACAAACAGAAGCCGATATGCTCCTCCTAGATAGTTGCTTACTGCCCAGTAGGATTTTATCTGGTTTTACAAAACCCAATATTGTGCTTGTTCCCTGTAATCATTTGACAATCCTAGAATATCCACACTTTCTACAAAAACCAATATATTTACACCAGTTATATAAAAAAATTCAATGTATTATGCAAGGAAACCTATCGGTAAAAATTGATAATACGCAGGTTAATAATGCACCATCAGCAGATACAAAAAATATTTTATTGATAGAAGACGATATTTTTAATCAAAAAATCGCCTTACGTATGTTAAAAAAGCTGGGATTACACCCCGTTATTGTCAATACAGATGAAGAAGCCATCTGCTTACTGAAACAACAGCAGTACGCTTTGATTTTTATCAATTGTCATCCTA
- a CDS encoding thioester reductase domain-containing protein: MLKQAIPSIDLLAEAQLDEMIQYHQPIADDYHAPRAVFLTGATGFLGAYLLYSLLQFTRAEVYCLVRCADSATGMKRVETHLQTHGLLSSTELQRVHIVQGDLAQPFLGLSATDYQQLAREISVIYHNGAQVNALRPYDALKATNVSGTQTILHLASLYHTKPVHFISTVAVFFSPAHRGKIAETLLPDGRQLQGGYRQTKWVAEELVRIAQARGLPACIYRPGRITGHSQTGAHSNLNDLFCLILKACIQLGYYPDVITHLNLTPIDYVSLAVVQLSQQPEAIGKTFHLLNPQNVTWLKLMALVKQQGYSLTALSYADWSQAVTQQAIATPKEEVFTLLRFLLRTAAFFTDTPIFKVDQTIEQLSATSLTCPVIDEERMAIYLSYFQKIGFICACKP, from the coding sequence ATGTTAAAACAGGCAATTCCTTCAATAGATTTATTGGCAGAAGCCCAGTTAGATGAAATGATTCAATATCATCAGCCTATCGCCGATGATTATCACGCGCCCCGTGCAGTATTTCTGACAGGTGCAACGGGGTTTTTAGGCGCGTATCTGTTATACAGTTTGTTACAGTTTACCCGTGCTGAGGTTTATTGTTTAGTGCGTTGTGCTGATAGTGCGACGGGAATGAAGCGTGTAGAAACACATTTACAGACGCATGGTTTACTTTCTAGCACAGAATTGCAACGAGTGCATATTGTTCAAGGCGACCTTGCCCAACCTTTTCTGGGATTATCTGCAACGGATTATCAACAACTTGCACGAGAAATTAGTGTTATTTATCATAATGGTGCGCAAGTAAATGCGTTACGTCCCTATGATGCTTTAAAGGCAACTAATGTGTCGGGTACACAAACTATTTTACATCTCGCTAGTTTGTATCATACAAAACCTGTACATTTCATTTCTACAGTGGCGGTTTTTTTTAGCCCTGCACATCGGGGAAAAATTGCCGAAACGTTGTTGCCTGATGGACGACAGTTACAAGGCGGATATCGTCAAACAAAGTGGGTTGCGGAGGAATTAGTTAGAATTGCACAAGCACGTGGTTTACCTGCTTGTATTTATCGCCCGGGACGCATTACAGGGCATAGTCAAACGGGCGCACATAGTAATTTAAATGATTTATTTTGTTTGATTTTAAAGGCGTGTATTCAACTCGGTTATTATCCTGATGTAATAACACATTTAAATTTAACACCAATAGATTATGTAAGCCTTGCAGTCGTGCAGTTATCCCAACAACCTGAAGCGATAGGCAAGACATTTCACTTGTTAAATCCACAAAATGTAACGTGGCTTAAATTAATGGCGTTGGTTAAGCAACAAGGCTATTCATTAACGGCATTGAGTTATGCCGACTGGTCACAGGCAGTAACACAACAGGCAATAGCAACGCCAAAAGAAGAGGTTTTCACCCTACTACGCTTCTTATTACGTACAGCTGCTTTTTTTACAGATACCCCTATTTTTAAGGTGGATCAAACTATTGAACAGTTATCAGCAACATCTTTAACTTGCCCTGTGATAGATGAAGAACGTATGGCAATCTATCTAAGCTATTTCCAGAAAATTGGTTTTATTTGTGCATGTAAACCGTGA